A single genomic interval of Nitrospirota bacterium harbors:
- a CDS encoding glycosyltransferase family 2 protein, which yields MLGSRHPTHVIVVDNNSTDGTPKTIAEKFPQVELLAQPVNTGFGGGNNIGFARALELGARYVFVLNVDTQVPADTIGTLIRLASSNDDYGIISPIHLNYESTRIDTLFGFFLHRAGLADFFSDLYLGRARDLYPISFTPAAAWLMTRTALEKVGGFDPLFHPIYGEDDDLCNRIIHHGFKIGITPRATIGHWHGSHSSETPATHMSFRRSYRSCYGEWVAHLKKPGGSFFLHYLSLLRVCMTEFVSAVLYLNPRKFAVSALTLGVVSLRMGRIFHHRKKCMTEPGVWLDGLGVKS from the coding sequence TTGCTCGGTAGCCGGCACCCCACACACGTCATCGTCGTAGACAATAACTCGACGGACGGGACGCCGAAGACCATTGCGGAAAAGTTTCCCCAAGTCGAGTTGCTCGCGCAGCCCGTGAATACCGGCTTCGGAGGCGGGAACAATATCGGATTCGCGCGGGCCTTGGAGTTGGGCGCTCGATATGTCTTCGTATTGAACGTCGATACCCAGGTTCCGGCAGACACCATCGGAACGCTCATCCGCTTGGCATCATCGAATGACGATTACGGGATCATCAGCCCGATCCATCTCAATTACGAAAGCACCCGTATCGACACGCTTTTCGGATTCTTCCTACATCGCGCGGGTCTGGCGGATTTCTTTTCCGACCTCTACCTTGGGAGGGCTAGAGACCTCTATCCGATCTCCTTTACGCCCGCCGCAGCTTGGCTCATGACCCGGACCGCCCTCGAGAAGGTGGGCGGTTTTGATCCCCTTTTCCACCCCATCTACGGAGAAGACGATGATCTGTGCAATCGGATCATCCATCACGGCTTCAAGATCGGGATCACGCCGCGCGCAACGATAGGCCATTGGCACGGGAGTCACTCTTCCGAAACCCCCGCCACCCATATGAGCTTTCGAAGAAGCTACCGCTCCTGCTACGGCGAGTGGGTCGCCCATCTCAAGAAGCCGGGGGGATCGTTCTTTCTGCACTACCTAAGTTTGCTGAGGGTTTGTATGACCGAATTCGTCTCCGCTGTTCTCTACCTGAACCCACGGAAATTTGCCGTGTCTGCTCTCACCCTGGGGGTGGTTTCGCTCAGAATGGGAAGAATCTTTCACCATCGCAAAAAGTGCATGACCGAGCCGGGCGTGTGGCTGGATGGGCTTGGGGTCAAGTCTTGA
- a CDS encoding nucleotidyltransferase family protein, producing the protein MDLTAMILAGGLGKRLQPVVPDRQKVLAEVDGRPFLAVLLDQIGRAGVRHAVLCTGHKGDQVRSSLGDRFGAVQLSYSHETQPLGTAGALRHALPLAESDPILALNGDSYCQADLQDLVEWHQRKHADGTLALVQVPDAGRFGLVRTDAQDRVIRFDEKGGHEGPGWISAGIYVLSRKLLATIPEGRAVSIETEMFPLWTREQLFGFRLEGRFLDIGTPDSYAVASEFFRDPSCTESATVHHPPSSPSPSRGEGEKNTPSPWMGEGKGGGGDNP; encoded by the coding sequence ATGGATCTGACCGCCATGATTCTCGCCGGCGGGCTGGGGAAGCGCCTCCAACCGGTCGTGCCGGACCGGCAGAAAGTATTGGCAGAAGTCGATGGCCGGCCCTTTCTTGCCGTCCTCCTCGATCAAATCGGCCGCGCCGGAGTCCGCCATGCCGTCCTCTGCACCGGGCATAAGGGCGATCAGGTTCGATCCAGCCTTGGGGATCGATTCGGCGCCGTCCAGCTTTCCTACTCCCATGAAACCCAACCCCTCGGAACGGCCGGCGCCCTGCGCCATGCGCTCCCTCTTGCCGAGTCCGATCCCATCCTGGCCCTCAACGGAGATTCATACTGCCAGGCGGATCTTCAGGATCTGGTCGAATGGCATCAACGGAAACACGCCGACGGCACGCTGGCTTTGGTCCAAGTCCCGGATGCCGGCAGATTCGGCCTCGTGAGGACCGACGCCCAGGACCGGGTCATCCGCTTCGACGAGAAAGGCGGCCACGAGGGACCGGGCTGGATCAGTGCCGGAATCTATGTCCTCAGCCGAAAACTGCTCGCCACGATCCCGGAGGGACGGGCCGTCTCCATCGAGACGGAGATGTTTCCTCTGTGGACGAGGGAGCAACTTTTCGGCTTCCGACTGGAAGGCCGGTTTCTGGACATCGGAACACCGGATTCGTACGCCGTCGCTTCGGAGTTCTTCAGGGACCCATCTTGCACAGAATCAGCAACCGTTCATCACCCCCCATCCTCCCCTTCCCCCTCAAGGGGGGAAGGGGAAAAAAATACCCCCTCCCCCTGGATGGGAGAGGGCAAGGGTGGGGGTGGAGACAACCCTTGA
- a CDS encoding DegT/DnrJ/EryC1/StrS family aminotransferase, with translation MVKKYLLADQTIPHADIQELIAWLNTRPWLSQGPLVKEFEREWAKWLGTKHAVYVNSGSSANLLMYYAFLVSKKHKNHRVIVPAVSWPTSVAPALQLGFQPIMCDADEEDFGLDMDSLENLLKKYRPTAVTAVHVLGVPNKMDRLLALKKKYGFALLEDTCAAFGSRYDGRMVGTFGDMSTFSLFYGHHLSTIEGGMVCTDRDDLYDILLQIRSHGWAKDLSPETERKLARKYKVMEFNRPFTFYLPGFNVRSTDLNARLGLCQLRRTEHVIQCRVANHKIYQSRFTKAPGFHCQKNDRAEICSISFVALAPSPKKRDEIAARLRQNQIETRPLGGGNMSRQPFWKDRLGALKLPVSDRIAATCFQLPNHPLLEPEDIHFICDTVLTGRH, from the coding sequence ATGGTGAAAAAATATCTTCTCGCGGATCAAACCATTCCCCATGCCGACATCCAGGAACTCATCGCCTGGCTGAACACCCGGCCCTGGCTGAGCCAGGGGCCGCTGGTCAAAGAGTTCGAACGCGAATGGGCGAAATGGCTTGGGACCAAGCACGCCGTCTACGTCAATTCCGGCTCCTCGGCGAACCTCCTCATGTACTACGCTTTCCTCGTTTCGAAGAAACACAAGAACCACCGGGTCATCGTTCCTGCTGTAAGCTGGCCCACCAGCGTCGCTCCGGCCCTCCAGCTCGGCTTCCAGCCCATCATGTGCGATGCGGATGAGGAAGACTTCGGGCTGGACATGGACTCACTCGAAAACCTCCTGAAGAAATACCGTCCCACGGCCGTCACCGCCGTCCACGTCCTGGGGGTTCCGAACAAAATGGACCGCCTCCTCGCCTTGAAGAAGAAATACGGCTTCGCGCTCCTCGAAGATACCTGCGCGGCCTTCGGATCCCGTTACGACGGCCGCATGGTGGGAACGTTTGGCGACATGAGCACGTTCTCGCTCTTCTATGGGCACCACCTCTCCACGATTGAAGGCGGCATGGTCTGCACCGATCGGGACGATCTTTACGACATCCTCCTCCAAATTCGGAGCCACGGCTGGGCCAAAGATCTTTCGCCGGAGACCGAACGGAAGCTGGCCCGCAAGTACAAAGTGATGGAATTCAATCGGCCGTTCACGTTCTACCTCCCCGGATTCAATGTCCGGTCTACGGACCTGAACGCGAGACTCGGCCTGTGCCAGCTCCGGCGCACGGAGCACGTCATCCAGTGCCGCGTCGCGAACCACAAGATCTACCAAAGCCGGTTCACGAAAGCGCCCGGATTCCATTGCCAAAAGAACGATCGCGCGGAGATATGCAGCATCTCGTTCGTCGCTCTGGCGCCCTCGCCGAAGAAACGCGATGAGATCGCCGCGCGCCTCCGGCAGAATCAGATCGAGACGCGGCCCCTCGGCGGCGGCAACATGTCCCGCCAGCCGTTTTGGAAGGATCGGCTCGGCGCGCTCAAGCTTCCGGTGTCCGATCGGATCGCCGCCACCTGCTTCCAGCTCCCCAATCACCCGCTTCTCGAGCCCGAAGACATCCACTTCATCTGCGATACGGTCTTAACCGGGCGACACTAG
- a CDS encoding glycosyltransferase, whose translation MGPDTPLISIVTPSKNHGRFVEETIRSVLEQDYPHVEYMVLDGGSKDGTVDVIRRYQDRLAYWVSEPDGGQTDAINKGFARAKGEFLMWLNSDDFLLPGALRAVAEGFSSDPEVGIIHGDAITIDEDGNRRGVTRSGPFTLEGHITGKGPFMVQPSAFMRRKVMESIGPLDASLRYAMDYQVWLLAGYRFKFHYLPKVLSVYRDHPGTKRSEINTRYHEEGKLVMDRLFAQRDLPDSIRRLAPDAYRTAIFYFIVWNGAKGTTDFLKEYWSKAWEDSLLTPSQIEALGAWTSLNGFQRSNQADAIGACLALHRGLAGRFPEAGIADPEAWARKGTADFLLDLAAQQRDRGRRRPALRLLREASRLHAGILLRPQTLGQLVRCLI comes from the coding sequence ATGGGACCCGACACTCCCCTGATTTCGATTGTTACTCCTTCCAAAAACCACGGGCGATTCGTCGAGGAAACAATCCGTTCGGTCTTGGAACAGGACTATCCCCACGTCGAGTACATGGTCCTGGACGGCGGCTCGAAGGATGGAACCGTCGATGTCATCCGCCGCTACCAAGACCGATTGGCGTATTGGGTCTCGGAACCCGATGGAGGGCAAACGGATGCCATCAACAAGGGGTTCGCCCGGGCCAAGGGGGAATTCCTAATGTGGCTGAATTCGGATGACTTCCTCCTTCCCGGGGCGCTCCGCGCCGTGGCTGAAGGCTTCAGCTCCGATCCGGAGGTCGGAATCATTCACGGCGACGCGATCACGATCGACGAGGATGGGAACCGGAGAGGCGTCACCCGATCCGGCCCCTTCACGCTCGAAGGACATATCACGGGCAAAGGCCCCTTCATGGTCCAGCCGTCCGCTTTCATGCGCAGGAAGGTCATGGAATCGATCGGCCCCCTCGACGCGAGCCTGAGGTACGCCATGGACTATCAGGTCTGGTTGCTCGCCGGCTACCGCTTCAAGTTCCACTATCTCCCAAAGGTGCTGTCCGTCTACAGGGACCACCCGGGCACCAAGCGGTCCGAAATCAACACCCGCTACCATGAGGAAGGCAAGCTCGTGATGGACCGCTTGTTTGCGCAACGTGATCTCCCGGATTCGATCCGGCGACTTGCACCGGATGCCTACCGCACGGCCATCTTCTATTTCATCGTGTGGAACGGCGCGAAAGGAACCACAGACTTCTTGAAAGAGTATTGGTCCAAGGCCTGGGAAGATTCCCTCCTCACGCCTTCGCAGATTGAAGCGCTGGGCGCCTGGACAAGCCTGAACGGATTCCAGCGTTCGAACCAGGCCGATGCCATCGGCGCCTGTCTGGCTCTCCACCGCGGTTTGGCCGGCCGGTTTCCAGAAGCCGGCATCGCGGACCCGGAAGCGTGGGCTCGGAAAGGCACAGCCGATTTCCTGCTGGATCTCGCGGCCCAGCAGAGGGACCGCGGCCGGCGGCGCCCGGCCCTGCGGCTTCTTCGGGAAGCCTCACGGCTACACGCGGGGATCCTTCTTCGGCCGCAAACGCTTGGACAGCTCGTGAGATGCCTCATTTGA
- a CDS encoding glycosyl transferase, with amino-acid sequence MLHFCTYFDHRYLARALALHQSLKRVCPPFQLWTLCMDTPSFDLLSKYAPPEIRPIALDTLERSHPELLEVKKSRSPVEYYFTCSPFLPYYILSTEPEVDLLTYLDADLFFYSDPAPLFEEMGKGSIGIIGHRFPPHLKGLEAYGIYNVGWLSFRKDERALECLRWWSARCMEWCYDRPEPNRFADQKYLDDWPSRFDGVVVLQHKGANVAPWNVGGSNLNMDGTAPLVDGDPLLFFHFHGLKHLAGRIYDPQLGRYHLHLNHGPLRALYRNYIRALQEAARQAPLEAHTQALSASARGQADLSTVSAGSGGVSLPVALKTLLRHAKGVLAGDLILVR; translated from the coding sequence ATGCTCCATTTCTGCACCTACTTCGATCACCGGTATCTCGCCCGGGCGCTCGCGCTGCATCAATCCCTCAAGAGAGTCTGCCCGCCGTTCCAATTGTGGACCCTCTGCATGGATACGCCCAGTTTCGACCTTCTCTCGAAATACGCCCCTCCCGAAATACGGCCGATCGCGCTGGACACCCTGGAGCGAAGCCATCCTGAGCTGCTCGAAGTCAAGAAGAGCCGGTCGCCGGTCGAGTACTATTTCACATGCTCGCCTTTCCTCCCCTATTACATCCTGTCCACCGAGCCGGAGGTGGACCTGCTCACCTACCTGGATGCAGACCTTTTTTTCTATTCCGATCCGGCCCCGCTGTTCGAGGAAATGGGGAAAGGCTCCATCGGGATCATCGGCCACCGGTTCCCCCCCCATCTGAAAGGACTTGAAGCCTACGGAATCTACAACGTCGGCTGGCTCTCGTTCAGGAAGGATGAGCGGGCCCTCGAATGCCTCCGTTGGTGGAGCGCTCGCTGCATGGAGTGGTGCTACGACCGCCCGGAGCCGAACCGTTTCGCCGACCAGAAATATCTGGACGATTGGCCGAGCCGGTTCGATGGCGTCGTGGTGCTCCAGCACAAGGGGGCCAACGTGGCGCCATGGAATGTGGGAGGGTCAAACCTCAACATGGACGGTACCGCACCGTTGGTGGACGGCGACCCCCTCCTCTTCTTTCATTTTCACGGTCTGAAGCATCTCGCGGGCAGAATCTACGATCCACAGTTAGGCCGCTACCACCTCCATCTCAACCATGGACCCCTTCGCGCCCTGTATCGAAACTACATCCGGGCCTTGCAGGAAGCGGCCCGTCAGGCGCCCCTCGAGGCTCATACCCAAGCCCTCTCGGCCTCCGCACGGGGACAGGCCGATCTCTCGACCGTCAGCGCCGGGTCCGGGGGCGTCAGCCTCCCCGTGGCTCTGAAAACATTACTCCGACATGCGAAAGGAGTCCTCGCCGGAGATCTGATCCTCGTACGTTAG
- a CDS encoding alpha-ketoacid dehydrogenase subunit beta, with translation MDRTITYADALLEATDLEMTRDPAVFVFGIGVPDFKGLYGTTRGLLQKYGPDRVFDTPLSEDGLTGMAIGAALAGMRPIHVHIRMDFVILALNQIVNVAAKSRYMYGGTVKVPLVIRMIIGRSWGQGAQHSQAIHSFFMHCPGLKVVAPSTPHDAKGCLIESIRDDNPVMFVEHRLLHYQKGPVPDGVYTVPFGKARVLTQGTDITVVGISYMAVECLRAQRSLQEVGIGAEVIDPISLSPLDMDTIAESVKKTGRMLVVDTAWTACGASAEIAARVVERLGGSHKLQVQRMGYAPVNCPTTKNLENLFYPNGQTIASTAYSMVHDNKKTWSPTYVEAPEIVQFKGPF, from the coding sequence ATGGACCGGACGATCACCTACGCCGACGCCCTGCTGGAGGCCACCGATCTTGAAATGACGCGTGACCCTGCCGTCTTCGTCTTCGGGATCGGCGTCCCGGATTTCAAGGGGCTCTACGGCACCACCCGCGGCCTCCTGCAGAAGTACGGGCCCGACCGCGTCTTCGACACCCCCCTTTCGGAAGATGGACTCACAGGCATGGCCATAGGGGCAGCCCTCGCCGGCATGAGGCCCATCCACGTCCACATCCGGATGGACTTTGTCATCCTGGCTCTGAACCAGATCGTCAACGTCGCGGCCAAAAGCCGCTATATGTACGGCGGCACGGTTAAAGTGCCCCTCGTCATCCGCATGATCATCGGGCGGAGTTGGGGCCAGGGGGCGCAGCACTCGCAGGCCATCCACTCGTTCTTCATGCACTGCCCGGGCCTCAAGGTCGTCGCTCCCAGCACGCCGCACGACGCGAAAGGCTGCCTGATCGAAAGCATCCGCGATGATAACCCCGTCATGTTCGTCGAACACCGGCTTCTTCACTACCAGAAGGGGCCCGTTCCGGATGGCGTCTACACGGTGCCCTTCGGAAAGGCGCGCGTACTGACGCAGGGAACGGACATCACCGTGGTCGGCATTTCCTACATGGCGGTCGAATGTCTGCGGGCGCAACGGTCGCTCCAGGAGGTCGGGATCGGCGCGGAGGTCATCGATCCCATTTCGCTCAGCCCCCTCGACATGGACACGATCGCCGAATCCGTGAAAAAAACCGGGCGGATGCTCGTCGTCGACACGGCATGGACCGCGTGTGGGGCCAGCGCCGAAATCGCCGCCCGCGTAGTCGAACGCCTGGGCGGATCGCACAAGCTCCAGGTCCAGCGCATGGGCTATGCGCCCGTCAACTGCCCCACGACGAAGAATCTTGAAAACTTGTTCTACCCGAATGGGCAGACCATCGCCTCGACCGCCTACTCGATGGTCCATGACAACAAGAAAACGTGGTCCCCCACTTACGTGGAGGCGCCGGAAATCGTACAATTCAAAGGACCCTTCTAG
- a CDS encoding NAD(P)-dependent oxidoreductase, giving the protein MAGHVFITGGAGYLGSILCERLLQGGYRVTVLDNLMYGQHSLFHFCAHPQFDFIYGDVRDRKTLEKLIPKADVLIPLAAIVGAPACDRDPRLAADVNLEAVRTLNKLRSPQQLVVYPTTNSGYGTQSGDIHCTEETPLEPISLYGRTKSDAEKDLLNSKNAVTLRLATVFGMSPRFRLDLLVNHFVYAAVTDGYLVIFEKEFKRNYVHIRDVADCFVYCIENSSRMTGRPFNVGLDSANLSKEELALRIKQHVPNFYIHFSNVGSDPDKRNYIVSNQRLREAGFEARRSLDDGIRELIKGYRMMGRGEFKNV; this is encoded by the coding sequence ATGGCAGGACACGTATTCATCACCGGTGGCGCCGGCTATCTCGGCTCCATCCTCTGCGAACGCCTGCTCCAGGGGGGATATCGCGTCACCGTGCTGGACAACCTTATGTATGGGCAACACAGCCTCTTCCACTTCTGTGCCCATCCTCAATTCGATTTCATCTACGGAGACGTTCGCGACCGGAAAACTCTGGAAAAACTGATCCCCAAGGCCGATGTCCTTATTCCGTTGGCCGCCATCGTGGGCGCGCCGGCGTGCGACCGCGACCCGCGACTCGCCGCCGACGTCAACCTGGAAGCCGTGCGCACCCTTAACAAGCTCCGAAGCCCTCAGCAGCTCGTCGTCTATCCCACCACCAACAGCGGCTACGGCACTCAGTCCGGGGACATCCACTGCACCGAGGAAACACCGCTCGAACCGATCTCGCTCTACGGCCGAACCAAATCCGACGCCGAAAAGGATCTCCTGAATTCCAAGAACGCCGTCACCTTGCGGCTGGCCACCGTCTTCGGCATGTCCCCCCGTTTTCGGCTCGACCTCCTCGTCAATCATTTCGTCTACGCCGCGGTCACGGACGGCTACCTCGTCATTTTCGAAAAAGAGTTCAAGCGGAACTACGTTCACATCCGAGATGTGGCGGATTGCTTCGTCTACTGCATCGAAAACTCTTCGCGCATGACGGGACGCCCCTTCAACGTGGGGTTGGACTCGGCGAATCTTTCCAAGGAGGAATTGGCGCTACGGATCAAACAACACGTCCCCAACTTCTACATCCACTTCTCCAATGTGGGCAGCGATCCCGACAAGCGGAATTACATCGTCTCCAACCAACGCTTGCGCGAGGCGGGGTTCGAGGCCAGGCGGTCGCTCGACGACGGCATCCGCGAACTGATCAAGGGCTATCGGATGATGGGACGCGGTGAATTCAAGAACGTCTAG
- a CDS encoding thiamine pyrophosphate-dependent dehydrogenase E1 component subunit alpha: MEKLEARFYRSLYRIRRVEEEVARVYPTDKIKSPVHLSIGQEAVSVGVCEALQKEDVVFGTYRGHAFYLAKGGDLRRMAAELYGKATGCTKGKGGSMHLVDVSVGVMGASAVVATTIPQAVGYAFAMKVRKENRVVVSFFGDGAIEEGAFHESANFAALRQIPVIFICENNLYAVHTPIRDRQPPVPIYRRLEGYGIPAERIENNNVDKLYERVKAAADEMRRTHSGPRFFECMTYRWKEHVGPNEDFQAGYRGRNEAEPWFENDPVRRMGEKLEAGVRKEIERKVDSEIREAFDFAEQSPFPSDEQLYTDLLAGA; the protein is encoded by the coding sequence ATGGAAAAACTAGAAGCCAGATTCTACCGATCGCTGTACCGGATCCGCCGCGTGGAAGAGGAAGTCGCGCGCGTGTATCCGACGGACAAGATCAAGAGCCCCGTTCACCTCTCCATCGGCCAGGAAGCCGTCTCCGTCGGCGTCTGCGAGGCGCTCCAAAAAGAGGACGTCGTGTTCGGAACCTACCGCGGCCATGCGTTTTATCTGGCCAAGGGCGGCGACCTCCGGCGGATGGCCGCCGAGTTGTACGGAAAGGCCACGGGCTGCACCAAGGGCAAGGGCGGATCGATGCACCTCGTGGACGTGTCCGTGGGCGTCATGGGCGCCTCCGCGGTCGTGGCCACCACCATCCCCCAAGCCGTGGGCTACGCGTTCGCCATGAAGGTGCGGAAGGAGAACCGGGTCGTCGTCAGTTTCTTCGGCGATGGCGCCATCGAGGAGGGCGCCTTTCATGAGAGCGCCAACTTTGCCGCGCTCAGGCAAATTCCCGTGATCTTTATCTGCGAGAACAATCTCTACGCCGTCCACACGCCGATCCGCGACCGCCAACCTCCGGTCCCCATCTACAGACGACTGGAGGGTTACGGAATTCCCGCCGAACGCATTGAGAACAACAACGTCGATAAACTTTACGAGCGCGTCAAGGCGGCTGCCGATGAGATGCGCCGCACGCATAGTGGGCCCCGCTTCTTCGAGTGCATGACGTATCGCTGGAAAGAGCATGTCGGCCCGAATGAGGACTTCCAGGCCGGCTACCGCGGACGGAACGAGGCCGAACCCTGGTTTGAGAACGATCCTGTCAGGAGGATGGGGGAAAAACTGGAGGCCGGCGTCCGAAAGGAGATTGAACGGAAGGTGGATTCAGAAATCCGAGAAGCATTCGACTTCGCCGAGCAAAGCCCTTTCCCGTCTGACGAGCAATTGTACACGGATCTCCTGGCGGGCGCCTGA
- a CDS encoding GDP-L-fucose synthase, whose protein sequence is MQKSCRIFVAGGETLIGGAILRRLEHEGFKKVVGTPGQAPNGRDAAGLDRFLDREKPEYVFLAAGISGGIRANQDRPADFIRDNLLVEFNVIDGAYRHGVKNLLYLASSCSYPKHCPQPMKVESILTGPLEPTNEAYAVAKIAGLAMCRAYRKQYGVRFIPAVPADAFGPGDDSDPEGSHVVPALLIKMHRAKARGEPSVEIWGTGNPRREFIFADDLADACIHVMNSYAGGDPINLGGGTELSIRELAERVRDVVGFTGQLRYDTSRPDGMPFKALDSTVLKQLGWQPRVPLRRALEETYQWFLKTGALA, encoded by the coding sequence ATGCAGAAGTCATGCAGGATCTTCGTTGCGGGCGGGGAAACGCTGATCGGCGGGGCCATCCTCCGGCGATTGGAACACGAGGGATTCAAGAAGGTCGTTGGCACGCCGGGTCAGGCACCCAACGGTCGGGATGCCGCAGGATTGGACCGCTTCCTCGACCGGGAAAAACCCGAATACGTGTTTCTGGCCGCGGGAATTTCCGGCGGAATCCGCGCCAATCAGGATCGGCCGGCCGATTTCATCCGCGACAACCTTCTCGTCGAATTCAACGTCATCGACGGCGCCTATCGCCACGGCGTGAAGAATCTCCTCTACCTCGCCAGCTCCTGCTCGTATCCCAAGCACTGCCCCCAGCCGATGAAAGTCGAATCGATCCTCACGGGCCCGCTGGAACCGACCAATGAAGCCTACGCCGTGGCCAAGATCGCCGGTCTCGCCATGTGCCGGGCTTACCGCAAGCAGTACGGCGTCCGTTTCATCCCGGCCGTTCCCGCCGACGCCTTCGGGCCAGGAGACGATTCCGATCCGGAAGGCTCCCACGTGGTTCCGGCGCTCCTGATCAAGATGCACCGGGCCAAAGCGCGCGGAGAGCCCAGCGTGGAGATCTGGGGTACGGGGAATCCCCGGCGCGAATTCATCTTTGCCGACGACCTTGCCGACGCCTGCATCCACGTCATGAACAGCTACGCGGGTGGAGACCCCATCAATCTGGGCGGGGGGACGGAACTCTCCATCCGCGAACTTGCGGAAAGGGTCCGGGACGTTGTAGGTTTCACCGGCCAACTGAGGTACGATACGTCCCGGCCGGACGGCATGCCCTTCAAGGCGCTGGATTCCACCGTCTTGAAACAATTGGGATGGCAGCCCCGGGTGCCCCTGCGCCGGGCCCTTGAAGAAACGTATCAGTGGTTTCTGAAGACCGGCGCGCTCGCATAG
- a CDS encoding kinase, producing the protein MIISRTPYRISFFGGGTDYPAWYRQHGGAVLATTIDKFCYLMVRYFPPFFEHRYRVVWSRMENTATKEDITHPAVRAILDHLQIDRGVGIQHDGDLPARGGMGSSSAFTVGLLHALYALKGQIATKHQLALESIHIEQEVLKETVGSQDQVLAAHGGFNHISFLQNGDVVLKPMTLPPDRIQELNAHLMLFYSGIRRTAAKVAKTYVQDIEAKEKQLRLLAGMVDEAIGILNGSGELDGFGKLLHEGWKAKRSLSSKVSNSEVEKIYEAARSAGALGGKLTGAGGGGFMLLFAAPRTHSRIREALKGLIHVPFKFEYSGSQIIFYDVEVDYSAEDRARNHQSIRAFKELGS; encoded by the coding sequence TTGATTATCAGCCGCACTCCTTATCGAATCTCGTTCTTCGGGGGAGGAACCGACTATCCCGCGTGGTATCGACAACACGGTGGCGCCGTCCTCGCCACCACGATCGACAAGTTCTGCTACCTCATGGTCCGCTACTTCCCACCCTTCTTCGAACATCGATACCGTGTCGTCTGGTCCCGCATGGAAAATACCGCCACGAAGGAGGACATCACGCATCCGGCCGTGCGCGCCATTCTCGATCACCTCCAGATCGATCGCGGCGTGGGAATTCAGCACGACGGCGACCTGCCCGCGCGGGGAGGGATGGGTTCCAGCTCGGCCTTCACGGTGGGACTGCTCCACGCGCTGTACGCCCTCAAGGGACAGATCGCCACGAAGCATCAACTGGCTCTCGAAAGCATCCACATTGAGCAGGAGGTCCTCAAGGAAACGGTGGGTTCTCAGGACCAAGTGCTCGCCGCGCACGGTGGGTTCAACCACATCTCTTTCCTGCAAAACGGCGACGTCGTCCTGAAACCGATGACACTGCCCCCCGATCGAATCCAGGAGCTGAACGCCCATCTCATGCTCTTTTATTCCGGGATCCGGCGGACCGCGGCCAAGGTGGCGAAAACGTACGTCCAGGACATCGAGGCCAAGGAGAAACAATTGCGGCTGCTCGCCGGCATGGTGGATGAAGCCATCGGGATCCTGAACGGATCGGGAGAACTGGACGGTTTCGGAAAACTCCTCCATGAAGGCTGGAAGGCCAAGCGAAGCCTCAGCTCCAAGGTGTCCAATTCGGAAGTGGAGAAGATTTACGAGGCCGCACGGTCGGCGGGCGCCCTCGGCGGCAAATTGACGGGAGCCGGTGGAGGCGGATTCATGCTTCTCTTCGCCGCACCCCGCACCCATTCGCGTATTCGAGAGGCCCTCAAGGGGCTCATCCACGTGCCGTTCAAATTCGAGTACTCGGGCAGCCAGATCATCTTCTACGACGTGGAGGTGGACTACTCCGCGGAGGACCGGGCGCGCAACCATCAGTCCATTCGGGCCTTCAAGGAACTGGGGTCCTAG